In Bacteroidales bacterium, one DNA window encodes the following:
- a CDS encoding aminodeoxychorismate/anthranilate synthase component II: MNPSVLLIDNHDSFTHNLAQMLEEAGACVLTVLKYDEIKIEQVDAFDKIIFSPGPGIPSEIPFMGDVLREFSSSKSILGICLGHQAIIEYFGGKLLNMQKVVHGIRSEVSLIEPVDSLFKG; this comes from the coding sequence ATGAATCCCAGCGTACTGCTCATTGATAATCATGATTCCTTTACTCATAACCTGGCTCAAATGCTTGAAGAAGCAGGAGCCTGCGTACTCACGGTTCTGAAATATGATGAAATCAAAATTGAGCAGGTAGATGCTTTTGATAAAATTATCTTCTCTCCCGGGCCCGGGATTCCGTCGGAAATCCCTTTTATGGGAGATGTCCTCAGGGAGTTTTCCAGTTCCAAATCAATCCTGGGAATTTGTTTAGGCCACCAGGCAATCATTGAATACTTTGGTGGGAAATTGTTGAACATGCAAAAAGTAGTTCATGGAATCCGCAGTGAAGTCTCACTCATTGAACCTGTGGATAGTCTGTTCAAAGG